AACAGCAAGCTGTCAATCATCCAGCCAAAACAAGGGACTGCAGGTAATAAAAGGTCATTGTGAATCATAAGTGCATTTGGCTTTCATAGGcaagttaattttaattaaacatgaTCTCgatttgtaaatgttttataaaacttATTGTGCATAATGGATTGTTAATTTTGCACTAGCAGACAGCAGGTAATAGGGTACCATCATTATTAGAGTGTATTGTACGAAAATAGCTATCGGTATGCAAATATTTGGAGGGGTCACTTACTCACATGCACCGAGGTGTGCCAACACAAATGACAATTGGAAACAAGTACATTTGCAACTTAGGAAGAACTACATGGTACTTACTGCCCAGCCCATTCCatgaaaatgtattcatttatCTCAATCCAACCAGCAATTTTAACACTTACCGCTTGTGTTATGATTACATACTCTGCATTATCTGTTTTTGGATTCCTACCCTTTCGTATAGAAAAAAATTTTCAAGCTGTGCTCTTTTTGCAGGAAATATCTGGGATTCAGCAATGACCTGGGGCAAGAATACTTCACCAGATAAATGAATGGACTAATATTAAACAAACGAACTGACTAAACATGCATTACACATGCACCAAATGTATTTGTGCTCTACCCTTTGCATTTCCAGTATAACCATAAAAGCTGACAGACCGTTCTCATGTATCGTTTACCATATTAGAGCTCCACTGTGACTCATAATGACTAATAATGTACGTTACTCTGTAAGCGCACACAAGTACGCGTGTTTTGGTTGCTGGAAAAGTCTTAACTATATGATATGAAGTGTGCTGCCCCAGAAATcccataagaaaaaataatcagggcCACAATTTGTGACAAGAGCTGGTTTTGCTGTGggttgaaagctttttttttttttttttaattgcataccTGTATTTTGAATTTAGAAGTAAATCAGGACATGTCATTCCCTAGACCCAAGGAATATGGCCATAACAACAACATTGCCTCTGAGACAGGCTTTTTAGCAATTCCTCCTTGCTCTCCATAGCATGATGAATCCAAAAAAAGGCTCTTGTTACAGTAGGCCAAAAAGAGGACAGGGAATCAGAGCACTTAAAACAGGAGAAGGAGATGACAAGGTGATAAATACACAAGAATCCCACCTGGCTGTCTTACTCAGGAGCAGGGACATGAATTCCTGgctttctgtgctctgcattggtatgggggagagggaggaaggaaggaaagctcCTTCTCAGATGCCGTGGTCAGAAAGCTGTAAGTGCAAAGGCAGGGCTGGCCCACAGCATGCTTTCCCTGCACAACAGCCAGTGCAGACAGGGAATTTTTGGTGCACAAGCCATGAAAATTTGGACCTTTGTCCTTCCTATACATTTACTAAGAAAACATCTCTTTCCATTCTCCACTGAAGCATGAATTTAATTCTCTTATAgtacagtttttttctttctatattatCATTTTATGGGACAGTATCCAGCCCTTTATGACTTAAGTGCCAGAAGAATTGAAATCCAGCTTCTGTTCATACCACATTACTTTTAACGTGATtataaaatttaacaaaagTGTTACAAGACTACTACAAAGTAGGATGTGGCACTTTCCTCTCAACATGTAAATCAAATGTTACCAAGGTGCTTGACAATTTCTAGGAGCAGCGGGGGGATGACACAGTTGATGTTGTAAAGTGTTGACTACATTTTGCACCAGCTGGTTTTAGTGAGGtacatgctttattttccttattcttgCACTTCTGGGGTGCTTGTGTTTTTCCCTTGCCATTCCCATCTCTGTCtccaaatagaaaataaattctctctTGATCTTCTTGATGCTTGGCaactttccttttctattatttGTTGGTGGATGCTAACTCTGATGTGAAGCAATTTTACTTGTGTTCTTTAAAGTACATAAATTGCTTAGAATGTCATGTTATCTTGACATCAAAAGCCTGCTCCATCACTTGGAGATAAATCTGCACCAAAACAGCTGTGACTCCAGATGAAACCGACTTACTAGACTCATGGTATATATGGTTAACGCTAATGCTTTAATCCAAAGTAGCTGAATCAAACTCAATTTTATATTTGTGCTATGAGAGACAACTCAAACTGGACCACAGGTTCTTGATGCATGCCATACTAAATGGTCCTGGAGAATGGCAGCCCCTACTTACATGCACCCCAGGAGCAGTGACTCTGCTGCTCCACCACCCTCTCCTGATACCCCTTCCTTTTAGAGAAGACCATCAGGTCAGGCCACCAGCTACCAAACCCCACAGACATGAGCTCAGCTTTAACAGCGGACTGGTGTCAATATCTAAAGTGAAAGTAATATCGATCCTTTATGCtttttttacagctgttgtCTATTCTGATACCACTATCTACAGAGATTTTCAGATGCTTCAAGGCTAGGTTCCTCCTTGCTCTACATACCTATGAAtgtttccctctctcctcccttggGCTAATTTCAGCAATAATCTTGCAAGTGCCTGTGCACTTGCTGTGCTTGTGCACTGGCAAGTGAAATGAAGCCATCAGCTGATGCCCTGAAGGCCCATCCAGCTCCAGAATACAACTTCTAATGGTGGCCTCCCTCTGAGCCACTGGTCTTGAACTGGAATACCTGTATCTCCCTTACAGCTCTCCATTTTGAATCAAGGTACTTCTTTCAATACTGGAAATGCCATTTCTCATCTGTAAAGCTCTTATGTTTAGTTCAGAGCCATAGCTATGCTGAAGCCCGCTTCAGAAGTCTTTTTGTTGTGTtatagagagaaaaagaaagaaattgcttgtgaaaaaaattacatttgcagTTTAAATACATTATCCtactttaatttcagaaaagggTCTTTTTTGGCAGTACCATACCAAAGTATTTGAAATGCATTAACACTTCGGCAGATGCTCAGAATCAAACAACTTAATAGGCATCaacttttttcaaataattgcaAAGCTTCGATTTAGCCTTTTGCATACCTTGCATAGTTAATTACCTAGGCTTTAATGTTTACATGCAATGAGAGTATCTACAGCTATAAACTACATAATTTATAATTGATGTAAATGGGTGTTATTATGTCAATTAGGCAGCTGTGTCCTCCACCTTCTCAGTAAACAGAAATGAGTGATAAACTGAGTTTGCAGGGAGAGACCCTCTTCCCTTTctaacagataaaaataaattacccAGGTAGACCAGGTTGTCCAATTGTTCTCTGGTGAGGTGGATGTTATACGTGGGCCCTCTCTTCTGACCTGTTGACTGCAGCAAATGGTCAATCTCGTCACGCACCGCTGCAAGAGCTTCTGGGTGCCGCAGCAGATAATACATGGCCCAGAATGTAGCTGGAATCGTGTTTCCCACAGAGGCCCACAGGAAGGCAAAATGATGTGCTGGgagaaaataagtgaaaaggAAGATTAATAGCGTTTATTACACTGATTAGATTTGCAGTGTGCTAATTAAAAGATGTTAGGACACAGACCCAGCCAAGGATCAGTGAATGCTAATGAGGACCAATAGGCTTCTGAAGTCTAATTTTCTGCTTAATGAGAATAGTTTGAAATGTAATgtcgggggggtggggggaataaGGGGAGTAAATGCAGCTCAGTTATAATCTTTCTCATTATCACCATTAAGTATCTTGTTTTACCAcctcagcacaaaaaaaaaaaaaatcaattatcaTAGAGGGTTGTTTCAgagtaaaacattttatcattAGCCAATtagaaagaacataaaaaaattTCAAGGTCgccattttgcctttttatttcaaaggtctatagtaaattattttattttagacaaGCAATCATTCATAAGTTTCCTACCTGCTTTGTCATAATCTCCAAGCAGCTCATATTTCTCAAATATATCTTGTCTGGCTTGGACCACTTTTGACCCTCCCAGCCATTTTGTCATGTTCTGAAGTAAAAAATGATGTATAAGCTCCTTTCGAACCTTCTTGGTAGCTCCTAGCAACTCAATTGGTATGTTTGCAGCTAAATAGGGAAAGCTGGCATCAAACTTGATAAATTTGTCTCTGATTTCACTAATAACTTTGTGGCCATCTGCAGCAGGAACTCTTCCATACAGTGTTACAAAACTGGCTTCAAACATTACAGAGCAGCAGaatttgtacattttttctgtttcccaatCTGTTGCTTGCGAGCATTTCCATTCAAATATATCCTGGAGATTTTTCATCATGTGGTCAGAAATTATGTCCAAAGGCTTGCCTTGTAGATACTGGTAGATTCTGTGCAGGTTTTCCTTGAGATCAGGGAATTTTGCTTTCGACAAGGCTGGGTAGTCAAAAGTTTTGGAAGCCATCTTATTAGCAAATTCATGGAACTCAAGTTGCTTGCTATTTCGGATGACGTAAACATATTGAAACGGGTCCATGATAAAGGTAATGTATCTGCctgaatagaagaaaaaaatagagacacATGGGGTTTTATAATCTGGTGACACTTTCAGAGGTAGTAACTGAAAATAAGCACCGCCAATGTCTGGAAGAAGAGCACAAAGAAAATTCCCAAACCAAAAGCCTGTGAAGAgatctgcaaagcaaaaaaggaagataaattgTATTtagcttcagaaaagaaagaatactgATTCTCTTTGTCAGGATGCAGATTTCACCAGTGTATACTCTCACAGCACTTCTAAAATCAGCATGAAGCCTTTTCGATGTAGACTGATGTACTGGTTTTGGCAACGGTAGGGTGTGACCTGTAACTGTGGCACCCTGGAATAAGTAATTTACTACACTGCTATAATTCATGAAATATGTGGAGTCatagcagcatttaaaaatgcttttttttttttttaatagcagtgaGGGAGAAACACATTTCACCTGAATGGAAGAAGTGGATGAGGGGGGCTGGAGTAGAAAATGTGTTACCTAGGCAGCTTTTCTTCAAGGAGACGACACCAAGACTCAAAATCTGCTGGTTACAGCCTTAATTGCACACTGCCAAACCCCAATATTTAAAGccccatctgttttttttttttctcctctgaagtTTCGTCTAACTTTTTGTTAAGAATTTGTTTAGTACCAGTAAAATGACCACAACAGGATTTGATTTTGAAGCCCTAGCTTACAGTGAAGGAGGCTCTTATTCTTAAAATGGTTGCCATTTTGGGGCACACACTGTCCTGGCTTTATAAGACATTGTGTCAGAGTGCACGGACAACTTTCCGTCTTCCTGAGGTATTAAGGAGAGACCACAGCAGGACCTCCAGTTGTACTAAGGTACAGAATTGCAGCTTTTGACATCTTTTTCAAGTTGTCtatgccagaaaaaaatctgaaattttccCCCAAGCATAAAGTCAACTAATAAAGAAGAGTATTTTGGTGAACTGTCATGAATCAAAATGCTAATACTCCCAAAGCCCAATTAAATCTTAACTCTTTATGGATGATTCCCATGTTAAGTCTAAATTTAGAGCTCCTAATTCTTAGCTTGTAGGGACAGGTGCATTAGGGAAAAAAGTACCCATTAAAATGTACACATTCTCTGTGAAATATCCTAGACATAAACCCAGAAAATATCAAAGCTTACCACACTTATAGTCTAATTCTGTCTCACTAAAGGGACAAATCTCCTTTGATTTTAATGGGAACACTACATGCTTAACTGAGGACCAAATTTGGCTCTGTGACAGATGTCCTGAGATAAAGTAGTCACTACCACTAAAAATGTCAACAAGTATCCATGGTTACCATATAGTGATATTTGAATTATCATAGTTATTCCGTATCCTGActtgtatatacacacactgcTCTGTGGTAAAGATGGGTGTGTTCTGGACTTTCTTTGCATGTAATTTTCATCCTGTTTACATCCACTGCAATCCCAGTGAAAACAGTGAGGAAAGATGGGATAAATTGAGAATTTGACCCCCAATTTGGTCAACAGTGTGAAGGTTTCTGAGGCACTTGTAGTTTGCTTCACTGTAACGTAATAAACCATAGGTATAAAccaatttttaaagaacaagacACCGGCTTGACAAAAAGATCCTCAATTCCCACTCCTCTTTCCTGaccatttcttccttcccaaacCGCACAGGAATTTTTAGCCCCAACCTCTGTGGGACCTCCCCATGTCTTTGCTCAGCCTTAGAGCTGCTCTGTTTGCACTCCTCTTGCTCCAGCTTTCACGCACTTGCATGCTCTTATTGAGGCCACCATCTTTGTGATCAAAGCTTGGAAAGAATGCCCATTGGAgtgatttttaataaataaactgGGAGTGTTATTAACCCTAAAGACGAAAGCTGGCTTCCTAACTTTGCATTTACAGGGTAAACAATTTAAgttaagatttttaattaatattaatttaaaccATCTGTCCACCATCTGCTTATTTCTGATGCAAAATATGAGTTTCTTTGTGATCTTTAATCAGACACTTAGCAAACGCACATCAATTCTTATCATTTTTAAgtaagaaaagattttcagcAAATGGGTTTTCAGACAAACAAACTATTTTagcaataattttaaatcaaaactctCTCCACACTAGCACActttggaagagaaaatctCTAACAAACAGAACATCACAGatcctgatttttattattctcaTCAGGTTCCTCGTAGCAAAAAGTAAGTATATAccaaaatactgattttgtaGAATTCAATTCAGGCTCCAGACCATTCCTCTGAGAGTCAACAATATGTATaaacacatgagaaaaaaatatacttttgttACTGTATTTATTAAATGTCTCTAGCCAGAAAAGTGGAACCCCCGAATAACAAAGGCAGCTTGTTTATGTACCTCACAGAGGATCTAATTTTAGATCTCTTCATTAGAAAAAGACTAAAATCTAAAGACTAAAATCTGCAGTTAGAAAGTTATTGCTGTAAGAGTGGGTATGGGAGCCTTTAGCAATTACAATCATTCTTGCACACAGATGTAGCCGCACAGGTTTACCATGGTGCCTTCCACCCAGCAACAGACTCAAAATTAGAAAGTCATGCCCCAACATCTCCCCTACCCTAAGCAACCTTcgagaaattaaaagcaaacatccAAACCCTAACAAACGTTCTGACCTCAAGGTATGACTTTAAAGTTTTGAGTGTCAATATTGcaattaatttcacttttcaaatCATTTCATTGTTGCTGTTGAAGTCTCTTCCCACTTATTGTTCCTGGTGGTGTTTGATACCAACAAATGGAAACCTTTCCTCAAGTTTCCACTTACTATACcgaattttaaaatgcagtccctccctcccctcccatgCCTTTCCATTGCAGCTAATGCCAAGAATTACCTCTTGTAGTAGTCTTTTCTAAAACAGTACCAAAATATTGATTCTTGTGAGTTTCCATCAGAGTATTGGCAAAGGTAAATGTCAGATCAACCAAAAGTGGAGGAATGCCACATGCTTTCCAAATCAGTAAGCTTTAactatttaatgtatttatacagAAACCACTGAAAGCACAATGCCTTTCCTTGTTAGAATgcaaaaaaatacctttaacacacacacacaaaaacaaaacaaaacaaaaaacccaagaCATACAGAAACGTCACACTCCAAATCCCAATAGTTTAAGTCacttggcttttttatttagtaCAATAGAAACAagtcaaaataataaatgtatacTTGTTTCTCTAAAAAGCCCTCTgagtttttttaatatggatacagagaatttatattccttGTCCAATCCTTCAGTTTGCGTTACAACCATGCTGCAAATAGCATGGTTATCTCCTTGTAGTTTACACAGTCTCCTAGAAGAGTAAGATTGAtgtggaaaatatgaaaattgtcAACTTTGGTAAATCTGAGCACAGAAGCCAGTATTTGTATGATAGTTAAGAAATTACTCTAATAATGCATTCTGGAGCTTTTTAATGCTAATGATGAAAGACAAGCATTTCATATGACATATAATGATGGATGTTATTTCAGTAATGCTTGCAGCAGACTTCAGCTTTGTAAGGGGTTCATGGAAATTACCTTTTGCctaagacagaaaaatgtggtattttACTGTAGGTGTGTCatgatgtaaaagaaaagaatgactTGTTAGCACAATTATAAAAGGCCAAATGTGCTTAGCAAAAACACCGGAAGACAGATTACTTTATCAGAATTTGATTTAGTCTCATAGACAGCGTTGCAATGCTCAGTATCATTTCTAATAATGTATCATCAAAAGGAGACAAAGTTTAATCCCAAGAAACTGTGAGAAAACTGCTTCAAGTTCTTTATGTTCTTACCTAGCTGTCTGCCTACCCGGCTGATCCTTAGCAAGCAGAAAGCTTGGGCTGGGACGTACTGTCATCTAAAAACAACAGACTCAgtatctctctctttctgtcttcccttccttcttttcttttctctctctctctctttcttttttgaagactATTGCATTTACGTAATCGTCCTCTTATTAGGAAGATTCTGCTGAACTGCTGACAATGATGTACAGTAGTGCTTCGCCAGTATGACGTTTGGGGAAAACGATTCTGCTGCACCACCACACAAAACCAATTAGAGAACTATTTTCTGCGACAGGTCAGGAATTTACATTGTTTCTCATAGAAAgatgtgctttttaatttctttattaagATGACATCCATGTCCCTTGCGACTTTTAGGGATGACAATCATTTGCTCATCACATGGGAAAGTACAATCAGCAAAATCGCATTACCGGTACGGGGCAATGCCAGAAACTCCAAGCATCGTTccacattttccaaatgaacTAGTTTGAGAACCAATAATTAGAACAATACATATTGATAGGATTTGTTGACAGAACCTGTAGTCACTCACCAGGGGGCTAAAGTAATGATAGTACGTATACAGCCGGCTACGTTATGTTTGCTGAACATACAAACATCATCTTTGTCAAATCACTAAGACACACAGAAAGCCTGCATGTCTTGGAATCAGGACAGGATATGAGCTACCAACTAGCTGCATCTTCTTTTTCGAGTTGTGGCTGACAAGCTGTTTCTCAGTGAAGACTTGATGGTCAGTATGtttacactgaaaaaagaaaacttgaggTAGTATCTCCAATACAACAAATTCACGAAACCAAAGATTTCCTTGTATAAGGCTGAAACAATATCCGTAACTCACTCTGTTTACCTTAACCTGTATACATGAAAGCTTTCGAAAAATACCTAAACACAGGGAGATGAGTTGAAATGGAATTCTGTTTATTATGCAAACAGAAATTCATTAAACTAAATTACACTCACAGATTGCTTAAAGACACAAATCTCTAAATACAGtcatataaaacaataaaaaggggaaagagaaataactaTTTGGTTAAACAAATTAAGGATTCTGAAGTATGATTGTATCTGCTTTCATGAATGCACTATGGTAAGtctttgaattattattattaattttacttgCAAGAAGCCATTATTGTACTCACTCATTATCATGTGAGTATacattaacaataaaaaagagtaTTTCAATTAAAGTTAGAGTTGCAGATGTGTTAAACTCACTTCAAGATGAAACACACCAATTTccaaaggaataataataaaaaaagaatgaatgataataaaaaatacatttaatagcAGTAAAATGCCCTTCCAAAGgacaaaagaatatatttttaggtaacaggaagaaaaaaaaaatcttaattaaacATACTGCTTGTAATTTAATTAATagacttttgaagaaaaaaattatttgtattgcaaaacaatatttatatggaaaaataaagctaaaatcACTGCCACAAAATTAACAAGCAAactttacattttacatttttatttgaaactcTCTAAAAATACAGGAATAGCTAAAAATGAGGTAGACTTAACTGTAAAGTAATTATTGATGCAACTATAAAATTCATCATTTGAACAAGGATATCAGCATGTAGAGGGGCAAAAGATCCATAACATCTACCTACTAATAGGagtttgtctttttctgaacaaaggaaaatacttgatcttaaaatgattttagtaaaaagtatatatatagatatgtaaatttatatatttaggTTTCATTCAAGATTCCAgtttcattctgtgtttttctggtACATTTAAGTGTATATGTGAAATCACTCAAATGTCTGTATTTGAGCTAGCGTAGTAAAACAGctataaatacagaaagcagcaaggtTATATCATACTTTATTATATTGTTATTTTCAGCAAACATGATCAGAATAAAAGGCTGGCAACAGGAAGTTTCTGTGTTCCAGTCCTGATTGTATCACTGAGTCAATGTGTCATTCATTCCCTTGTGTTCCTGTCAACCAGTTGTAAAACGTGTGAGAACATattctgcactttttttcttaagtgttttctaaatttaatctgatatttttctgtgcagtgtCAAGATGATGTTAGTTCTCccttcctcaggaaaaaaaaaaaaacaatacacatTTATATGTGTTGGGAAAATCTATGTTCATACATTTCTCGTCTAAAAATTCTGTTGATACGCATATATACCTATAGctgtatataaatacacataacCATAACTAAATCTTGTGGATACTTATTATGTAtataaaacatttgaatttaATGTATTGTGTCCTATGGTATGCAGACATGTTTTTGCTTAAGTAAGATTCTAAATTAAACAtctgaattaatatttaacttCACTGATGGAAAAAATCAAGAGAAGTACTAAAATACTGCTCACCAGCAATATGTACAGTGAAAATATCTCCAAGTTTCTTTTGCTGATCCAGTAAGAATTTGTAAGcatcttttctaaaaatcaaagCCTTCCCAAGGTAAGGAATCCAGCCATTTATTAGTGGGGGCTCTCCAGTCTTCctgttaaaaacataaaaaaaaaaatcaggaattaGCTTTGGCATGAGAGCAACTCATCTTtatatctatttatatattACACTTAGACCTACCATCTATGCATATAATTCTTACAATGTATAATATGTTGTACAGAAAGTTCTTCAGATATGACGGCAGGTTAAATCTAATCACACCTCTGAGCACAGAAGGCTCTGTGTGGTgattatgaaaaataagaggGAGAAATTGAGATGCATTTAACTACAGGTCGTCCAGTTATTACCATAAAGttatgaacacagaaaaattacattctGTAGAAAATCTCACAGCGAAGAGTCCtctcattttcaatattttgcaTGTCAAAGGAAGATGTATCAGAAGGCAATTATGACAGATTTAGGTAAATAGGACGCTGACATACCACACAAAATGATTAGCTTTACAGATAAGGTTTTAAGAATTTCCATTTACCAGCACACAAAACAGCTACCGTTCTAACTAAATACCTTTAACATAAAGATAATAGAGGCCAAACATTTACCGTAATAACTCTTAGTCTTTGTATGTTTACAGTCTGCTAAGCCAGAAATATGTATGAACAGTTTAAGATTAAATTCTAGATAATCATGTTTTTAACCCAGTCTGAAAAAGCAGCCATGGTGTGTGTTAGTTATGTTCGTGGAATAGTATAAAATACCTTTCAAGATTCTAGcaagttatatttttctttacaaaggaaaaaaaggtccTATTCCTGTCCCTTTCACACTGTCCTATTCCTAACTGCAAGTAAACGTCTTTCCTTCGTGCTGGTCTTTAGTTGCTTGAATCTGATTTACAACAAAGAAACATAAAGCATGCTTGCTCTGGAAaggattaaaacaaatattcacGAACAACTCTGATGCTACATCCCATCTGTGAAGGTGACTTATACTACATGCAGAACAACTCATTCTGATTAAACACAAGATATTTACTAGCTCGGATCTAATCAAAGATCAAGGGATCACAAGCTTTACTACTATCATACACAGCATGGATTTTTATGTAGCTGGATTAACCCTATCATAGGCACATTCCTCCTTGAACTGCtcaaatagaaattaaaaaataataataaaaaggtaaatgcgatatgctgaatttatttttttatttttttctaattaaaacttTCTGTGGAGGAAATTATAAGCCAGTGATTTGCTCTCTTACCGCAAAAAAGTTGGAACAAATTTAGTTTAAAGATGAACAGATGTGGCCACACCAAGTTGCACATCTTGAGCTCTTTCTGTTTAACTGGCCACTAATTACAAATGTTGGTtttcaagaaaatcattttgttaactggaaaataaacattgcaAACATTCTAGTACAAATTAGAAAATTTCACAGCCTATGTGTTTGCACTGGCTTTCTTGGTTCTTTGGGTTTTGAGGgtttgaggtttttgtttgtttgttttgtgatgaTTTCTTGATTGTGGGGAAGGTGCACGTCGCATAAGCCAACATGTTTTATGTCCTCCCACGGGCAAGTAACACCATTATTTACTTGTGTGGTGCAGCAAACTTTGTACTGGTTAATTCTACGTTAGGTGAAGACAAGACAAGAACTAATCTGAGATTACACGAGAGGGATCACCAGCCCTGAAAGTCTAACAGCCCACTCAATACCCTTAATTATCCCCTCAAAGCCTGTAATGAATCTGGATGATTTACCAGTTTTTCCCCCCAGAC
The genomic region above belongs to Cygnus atratus isolate AKBS03 ecotype Queensland, Australia chromosome 2, CAtr_DNAZoo_HiC_assembly, whole genome shotgun sequence and contains:
- the LOC118259705 gene encoding 25-hydroxycholesterol 7-alpha-hydroxylase isoform X7; its protein translation is MDPFQYVYVIRNSKQLEFHEFANKMASKTFDYPALSKAKFPDLKENLHRIYQYLQGKPLDIISDHMMKNLQDIFEWKCSQATDWETEKMYKFCCSVMFEASFVTLYGRVPAADGHKVISEIRDKFIKFDASFPYLAANIPIELLGATKKVRKELIHHFLLQNMTKWLGGSKVVQARQDIFEKYELLGDYDKAAHHFAFLWASVGNTIPATFWAMYYLLRHPEALAAVRDEIDHLLQSTGQKRGPTYNIHLTREQLDNLVYLESALNESLRMCSSSMNIRISQEDFVLKLEGDQEVSLRKGDWIALYPQILHMDPEVYEDPKEYKFDRYIENGKKKTTFFKAGRKLKYFLMPFGSGISMCPGRFLAMNEMKMFLFLLLAHFDVELVESKAVRLDNSRMGLGILLPDVDIAFRYKLRSLKNVSLSTFLCFWGVLLWCCQRYDAQKKHLTLYFVQRTHCSENFGLTCLLSFPSGAPEPLAHFGNTELQSTVLPCLPKSEILLVS
- the LOC118259705 gene encoding cytochrome P450 7B1 isoform X8, with protein sequence MHALHLIQKINTMRKQKTGEPPLINGWIPYLGKALIFRKDAYKFLLDQQKKLGDIFTVHIAGRYITFIMDPFQYVYVIRNSKQLEFHEFANKMASKTFDYPALSKAKFPDLKENLHRIYQYLQGKPLDIISDHMMKNLQDIFEWKCSQATDWETEKMYKFCCSVMFEASFVTLYGRVPAADGHKVISEIRDKFIKFDASFPYLAANIPIELLGATKKVRKELIHHFLLQNMTKWLGGSKVVQARQDIFEKYELLGDYDKAAHHFAFLWASVGNTIPATFWAMYYLLRHPEALAAVRDEIDHLLQSTGQKRGPTYNIHLTREQLDNLVYLESALNESLRMCSSSMNIRISQEDFVLKLEGDQEVSLRKGDWIALYPQILHMDPEVYEDPKEYKFDRYIENGKKKTTFFKAGRKLKYFLMPFGSGISMCPGRFLAMNEMKMFLFLLLAHFDVELVESKAVRLDNSRMGLGILLPDVDIAFRYKLRSLKK
- the LOC118259705 gene encoding cytochrome P450 7B1 isoform X4; this encodes MRKQKTGEPPLINGWIPYLGKALIFRKDAYKFLLDQQKKLGDIFTVHIAGRYITFIMDPFQYVYVIRNSKQLEFHEFANKMASKTFDYPALSKAKFPDLKENLHRIYQYLQGKPLDIISDHMMKNLQDIFEWKCSQATDWETEKMYKFCCSVMFEASFVTLYGRVPAADGHKVISEIRDKFIKFDASFPYLAANIPIELLGATKKVRKELIHHFLLQNMTKWLGGSKVVQARQDIFEKYELLGDYDKAAHHFAFLWASVGNTIPATFWAMYYLLRHPEALAAVRDEIDHLLQSTGQKRGPTYNIHLTREQLDNLVYLESALNESLRMCSSSMNIRISQEDFVLKLEGDQEVSLRKGDWIALYPQILHMDPEVYEDPKEYKFDRYIENGKKKTTFFKAGRKLKYFLMPFGSGISMCPGRFLAMNEMKMFLFLLLAHFDVELVESKAVRLDNSRMGLGILLPDVDIAFRYKLRSLKNVSLSTFLCFWGVLLWCCQRYDAQKKHLTLYFVQRTHCSENFGLTCLLSFPSGAPEPLAHFGNTELQSTVLPCLPKSEILLVS
- the LOC118259705 gene encoding cytochrome P450 7B1 isoform X5, translating into MGPDALPLGACGGAAAAAALLLWAVCVLCRRKRKTGEPPLINGWIPYLGKALIFRKDAYKFLLDQQKKLGDIFTVHIAGRYITFIMDPFQYVYVIRNSKQLEFHEFANKMASKTFDYPALSKAKFPDLKENLHRIYQYLQGKPLDIISDHMMKNLQDIFEWKCSQATDWETEKMYKFCCSVMFEASFVTLYGRVPAADGHKVISEIRDKFIKFDASFPYLAANIPIELLGATKKVRKELIHHFLLQNMTKWLGGSKVVQARQDIFEKYELLGDYDKAAHHFAFLWASVGNTIPATFWAMYYLLRHPEALAAVRDEIDHLLQSTGQKRGPTYNIHLTREQLDNLVYLESALNESLRMCSSSMNIRISQEDFVLKLEGDQEVSLRKGDWIALYPQILHMDPEVYEDPKEYKFDRYIENGKKKTTFFKAGRKLKYFLMPFGSGISMCPGRFLAMNEMKMFLFLLLAHFDVELVESKAVRLDNSRMGLGILLPDVDIAFRYKLRSLKNVSLSTFLCFWGVLLWCCQSGAPEPLAHFGNTELQSTVLPCLPKSEILLVS
- the LOC118259705 gene encoding cytochrome P450 7B1 isoform X6; its protein translation is MGPDALPLGACGGAAAAAALLLWAVCVLCRRKRKTGEPPLINGWIPYLGKALIFRKDAYKFLLDQQKKLGDIFTVHIAGRYITFIMDPFQYVYVIRNSKQLEFHEFANKMASKTFDYPALSKAKFPDLKENLHRIYQYLQGKPLDIISDHMMKNLQDIFEWKCSQATDWETEKMYKFCCSVMFEASFVTLYGRVPAADGHKVISEIRDKFIKFDASFPYLAANIPIELLGATKKVRKELIHHFLLQNMTKWLGGSKVVQARQDIFEKYELLGDYDKAAHHFAFLWASVGNTIPATFWAMYYLLRHPEALAAVRDEIDHLLQSTGQKRGPTYNIHLTREQLDNLVYLESALNESLRMCSSSMNIRISQEDFVLKLEGDQEVSLRKGDWIALYPQILHMDPEVYEDPKEYKFDRYIENGKKKTTFFKAGRKLKYFLMPFGSGISMCPGRFLAMNEMKMFLFLLLAHFDVELVESKAVRLDNSRMGLGILLPDVDIAFRYKLRSLKK